In a single window of the Vitis vinifera cultivar Pinot Noir 40024 chromosome 6, ASM3070453v1 genome:
- the LOC100241445 gene encoding 60S acidic ribosomal protein P2B-like isoform X1, with translation MDEPPQVHFTAAPLLCKTLATQEPEGRRSHHKMKVIAAYLLAVLGGNTCPSAEDLKDILGSVGAEADDDRIELLLAEVKGKDITELIASGREKLASVPSGGGAAVAVAAPGGGGAAAPAAAEPKKEEKVEEKEESDDVRLLLLFLNSNIFFW, from the exons ATGGATGAGCCCCCGCAAGTTCATTTCACTGCTGCACCCCTCCTCTGCAAAACCCTAGCAACACAAGAGCCTGAGGGTCGCCGTTCACATCACAA AATGAAGGTGATCGCCGCATACTTGCTTGCTGTGTTGGGAGGCAACACCTGCCCTTCTGCCGAGGATTTGAAGGATATTCTTGGATCTG TTGGGGCTGAAGCTGATGATGATAGGATTGAGTTGCTCTTGGCCGAAGTCAAGGGAAAGGATATCACAGAGCTAATTGCATCTGGAAGGGAAAAGTTAGCTTCTGTGCCATCTGGAGGTGGTGCTGCTGTTGCAGTTGCTGCACCTGGTGGTGGTGGTGCCGCCGCACCTGCTGCTGCGGAGCCTAAGAAAGAggagaaagtggaagaaaaagaagagtctGATGATgtaagattattattattatttttaaatagcaatatttttttttggtaa
- the LOC100241445 gene encoding 60S acidic ribosomal protein P2B-like, which translates to MKVIAAYLLAVLGGNTCPSAEDLKDILGSVGAEADDDRIELLLAEVKGKDITELIASGREKLASVPSGGGAAVAVAAPGGGGAAAPAAAEPKKEEKVEEKEESDDDMGFSLFD; encoded by the exons ATGAAGGTGATCGCCGCATACTTGCTTGCTGTGTTGGGAGGCAACACCTGCCCTTCTGCCGAGGATTTGAAGGATATTCTTGGATCTG TTGGGGCTGAAGCTGATGATGATAGGATTGAGTTGCTCTTGGCCGAAGTCAAGGGAAAGGATATCACAGAGCTAATTGCATCTGGAAGGGAAAAGTTAGCTTCTGTGCCATCTGGAGGTGGTGCTGCTGTTGCAGTTGCTGCACCTGGTGGTGGTGGTGCCGCCGCACCTGCTGCTGCGGAGCCTAAGAAAGAggagaaagtggaagaaaaagaagagtctGATGAT gaTATGGGTTTCAGTCTCTTTGACTGA